acTGCCGGCACCGTCGCCGCAGCACCAGTCCAGACAGAGCCAAggcgacgacgacgacgacgacgacgacggcTGCGCCACCTCCCATGAAAAAAGTCCAAGTCTTTTACTATCTCTCCAGAAATGGGCGTCTGGAACAGCCCCATTTCCTCGAAATCAgcctcttccccaaccaaccCCTTCGACTCAAAGGTATGCAGCATTCATTCCAAACGACATGTCGTTTCCGATCTCTTgaaatctctttttatttcGTGACGACAGATGTTATGGATCGGCTCACCCTTCTCAGAGGCAAGGCCATGCGCTCTCTCTATTCCTGGTCCTGTAAGAGgtaaacagaaaacaaaaagttcCTCTGTTTTGCAATACGACATGTCGTTCGCTATGCCTCATTTTTTGCTTCCTTAGGAACTATAAAACTGGATATGTGTGGAACGACTTGTCGGAAAATGACATTGTATATCCCGCCGAAGGAGCCGAGTACGTGCTCAAGGCCTCCGAACTTGTTGACTTCTGTTCTGGTACGAGACTCCTTTTTggctttttattttaatttaatttattttattctccattttcacactaattttatattaccTAATAccaaattattcatttatctATATGGTActcaaaatgtattttaaaattcaaattccattCAATGTGTttacaaatatgaaaataatatattatttttaatatgatgATAAAAATTTGACCCTACAAAGTTTGTAGGACCGTATTAAtgattagaaaataattaatttataattattttggtaCAGAAAAATTGCAGGAAATTCACACGGGCAGCAACGACAGGCGACCGGTTCAGGAACCGAACCTCCGGGTCAAAACTAGGAAACAGCAACTCGCTCCGAGTTCACTCAAAGAACTCGACGACCAACCGTATTCCGATTTAGACTACGACGAAGTGGAAGACTACGAAAACGAAGACGTGGACAAACCCATTTACACCACGACTTCCACTACCCCTCACTCCCGGTGCTCTCGCGGCGTCTCCACCGAAGAACTCCCCGGTCCAACTCAGTCCCCCACCGAGTCAACTCCCTTTGACTCATCCCGCCTCTCCACTTCGAAACGGTTCACTTACGAGGACGAACTCGGGACGGCGCCGAGTAGGAACTCGGTCCTGATGCAGTTCATTTCTTGCGGTGGGTCGGCCGGTTCGAAGGAGAAACCTGGGGAGGGTTCTAGTGAAGCGGGGAAGGAGATGGGGAGAAGAACCGAGAGCCTTGGGAGAGGGGTTGTGTGTAAAATGGCTGGAAAGCGGATCGGAGAAGAGGAGATGATAAAGTATATGTCGGAGAATCCGAGGTTTGGGAAGTTGCAGACAGAGGAGAAGGAGTATTTCAGTGGGTCGATTGTGGAGTCCATTAGAGAAGATCGACATGTCGTTGAACCTGTTCTCAAGAAATCCAGCTCCTATAACgaagaaaagtaagaaaaacatgtttttttggtTAGCATTTAGAAACATGTCCCCATAATTTTGGAATTGAGTTGTTAGTTATATGACATTTTATTCAGGAGCAAAAGAGGAGAGTTGggagaaaaaagagatgaaaatgaagagacAAGGAGGGAGGAAGATGAGGGTGGGATGAAAGGAAGGTGCATTCCTCGCATGATATCAGCTGCCTCGGCCTTAGCCTTAGCCTCATCAAAGCAACCCCCCAAGAAGCCTTGAAGCTCACTCACTTCCCCACTgcttcaattttgtgtctctCTTGATCCCACAAAACAGAGGCCTATTGCTTTGTCCAAATATGGTTGCCAAACACTTGGTTGTTTCTTGCAAATTTTGTATTAGCTTACTTTTTTGGAGCTGTATGAACAAGCACTCACATTTTCAACATTAGGGGCTAGAGTCATCTTCAGGGTGATTGATTTGATTAGCTCATTATAAATTCACTTATTTTCTCCATTCAAACAAGAGATATGTTGGGGAACAAACATACAGAGATGAGATTGGAGAAGAGACTAAACAGAGTGATCCAACCCGCCTATGTATAGCCTTCATTGTCCACTATGTATCGCCTTcatttcacgattttaaaacgcgtttgcgatggaaggtttccacacccttataaggaatacttcgtttctctcttcaaaccgacatgagatcccacaatgtCAATTTCGAACAATAAGCCAAAGATTCTGAAGAATGGTAAGGGAACCATCAAAGTTGTATTTGGAAAGTGATTTCCTGATGCTGTTCCAGTAATTGAGCGAGGACCAGCTACCCTTACCGAAAGCAAAAGAACATCCCATCAGAAGGGAAGCAATGAAACCAAAGCTTGTTAGAAAACTTACACTCCAACATCAAGTGGCAGGTTGTGTCCTCGAAAGATCTGCAAAAATGAAATCTAAGGTCAGTAAAGATTACTGTTTTAGTCAAATTGGAAGCTGTTGGGTTGGGATTAATTCAGATCTTAAAGCTTTCCACATGCTAATGATATCTTTCTTTCGTATTGGGATTGGGAGGCTACTTGAGCTGGAGACAAATAGGTACCTACTTGAGCCTCTCACTTTTCACATAGGACAATGAAGCATAGCGTGGATGAAAACTTCGAAATTTCTAAATCCCATAACCCCTTTTGTTTGCTCAAACTAGGACGCATCCAGCTTCTCCAATGAATCTTGCTCTGTGTATCCTGGAATACCCTAAGCCTGTCACCTTCCATGCTCTGTTCTTCACTTCTTTAAACATTCCGACTCACCATGGACACCGACTTGGCTGTGTTCATTGTCTGACCCCTCGCTTTCTCCTTGTCTTTTACAGACTTCTTTGATTGCATGCCTCTCCTATAAGCTGTTCTTCCAAGAAGAAAATGGTGTcatctgtaaaaaaaaaaaaaaaaagagagattttaagTCGGACAAAAGGTTGTCAAGAGGTGGAGGATCGAACCTAAGTGATCTTATATGAATGGAGATAGTaatccttacttataaattcacgATCTTCTTAATTAATCAATGTAGAACTCCTTACAACCATCCTCAACGTAGTGAAATCAAATCTCTAGAAGCGAGATAATTCTGATACGAGCGTTAAAATCATTgttaaaatcacttttgtTACATTCAGCATCCCTCTAAAACATGTTGGATATGAGGGTTGATGGGTAGAGGAGGAATCTGGAAATGGAAGACAAGATCCGGCATCTCCTACCTTGATTTAAAAGCAAAGGTGGAATGGATATTAAAGTCAACCTCCGACTATCCCTGCATTTGGATCTGCTAATTCCAATGCCATTTTTTTAGCTCTTTTATTTAGCTGTTTCACATGCACTCACAACCTACacatttcttctcttcttaaAACTCAGttcttacaaaatttataaattatggaGAACAGAATGGAAACGTAGCtaataaatcaaacaaacaagtgGTGGCTGCGGAAGTGAAGGGGGAAAGCACGTTGCAGCATTTATGGTTCCACACAAATCCAAGTCCCTCCATTGCCTTTTAAATATCACCAAACAAATGGACCCTCTTAAATCTCTCCTCCTcactttcttcatcttctttgttattatttaCACTTATGGCCGCTGCTAATCTTGTTTGGATATTGATTGGCGTTTGTTTTGTGGTGGCGGCCTCTGCGCAGCCTCTGCAGAAGCCATTCATCGTCAATGGCTGCGTCTACTGTGACACTTGTCGCTGTGGCTTCGAGACCAACGCCTCCACTCCCATCTCTGGTTTGTATAATTCATCCAATCCTTACTATTAAATAGAAGCTGTTAGTGATTCTTAGTTGGTTTAAAAGGCTGAAATCAAATGAAACAGGTGCAATAGTGAGACTTGAATGCAGAGACAGAGCCAAATGGGTGTTGAAGTTCAGCAAAAAAGCCATCACCAATTCTGAAGGAAAATACACCATTCCTGTCTCTTACGATCACAAGGATGAGAGCTGCAAGATGGTTCTTGTGAGCAGCCCTCATCCCACCTGCAACCAGCCCGACCTCGGCCGAAACAGCGCCACCGTCATCCTCACCAACAACAACGGCCTCACCAACAATGTTCGCTATGCCAATGCCATGGGCTTCTTTACTCAACGCCCTCTCGCTCTCTGCCCCTCCCTCCTCAAACAATATCTCGACTACGACGAGTCATTGTAAGACATCTGTTACCGTTTCTGTCTGGTGTCGATCTACAAAATATGATAGAGAAATAgaaatctgaaaaataaaaatcgtTATAATTTGGACTTTTGATTTAGTTGATTGGATGTTGTTTAGTTCATGTTGTTTTTCATTGCCTTGGACAATGGATGATGTTCTTTAACCGCTTGTTGATTGGCATTTCATTGAAAGCAATAGTATGTatttcaaaaacatattctcCTCTTTCGACAGAGCATTGTCATTTGATTGTAGCATACATATTCTCCTCTTATGCTGGAAACAAATTATCTGAATCTTTGATGAACTCCtacaaattaattgaaataattttaggCATAAGCATTCAAGACTTGTTTATAGGGCTGAATTGAGACCAAGACAAAAAGACAGCCCAATTATTCAGGCACTCAAAATCTGTCAAAATTCAACCctaattcttttattcttcaCTCCATTCATATCTCAAATCCCAAATCGAAGTTGCATCTTGTTGGCATTGCAAATCGTCCGCCGGACTCGCATTCAAATCCATACTCTCTCTATGCATCTCAAACGCCTCGTCCACTGCTGCCTCTCCGATGCCGCCCTTCCAAAACCCACTCCCATAATCATCCACCGTGCTGCTACCCGACCCATCCACCGTTGCCTCTCCAATCCCGCCCTTCCAATACCCACTGCCATAATCCTCCACCGTGCTGCTACCCGACCCATCCACCCCTACCTCTCCGATGCTGCCCTTCCAATACCCACTGCCATCCACTGTGCTGCTACCCGACCCATATCCGCCGTCGTCGATCCTCGACTCGCTGCTGCTCGGCTCTGCCCTCGACAGCTCCCAGTTCATCCACTCCACCACGCTCATCAAATGCGTGTCGATCGACTGCTCGTTAGAAAATTGACCCATGCCGTCGGCTCTGTAAACGCACTGCGTCTCGTGCTCTGTTCTCGTGTTCTTGTCGGCGAACCCCTTTGGCGCCTCGCTCTGTGGGCACCATTCGTTCTGGCAAGCATACACCGCTGAATTAGCTGTGGCTTCTCGTTCGAATTCGCACTTCCGTTTCGTAATAATCCCGCCGGTGCCTTGTTCTGCCCTGTTTTCGTGTCCTCTGTTTTGGTCGTGttgttcttgatcttcttCGTCGGATGTTATTTTGAGGCTGTTTTTGGTCAATTGCAAGAGAGCTTCTTCTTGATTCACGACTTTAGTCCAAGTAATCGTCTCTTTCGCCGTCATTTTCGCCTGTAAATTCTTCGATTGTCGAACCAATTTCCTCATGTTGTCCAGATCAAGAGACATGTGTTTAATCACCGCCGCAAGGACACTGATTTTCCAGGACTTCTTGAGATCATGAGGCTTTTTATATGGTGGAACGCCCTGCCCACCGGCGACGCCTTGTTCGCCCCACCAAAGCTCCTTCCCCGTCGGCCACCACGGCGGCGCCAGACCCTTGTCCAACGGGAATTTCCTCTGCGGCGGAATACAGTGCTGCATCAGAGCCGACAGAATCGACCCTAAAGTCGTGTCCTGCAATTCTTGGAGTAGGTGCAGAAACGATTTGGGATCGAGCCCCGCTTCTTCGATCACTCTCGGAAGGAAATTCGCGATGTTCAGTGGAGCATCCTGTTCGAACCGAACCTTGTCCTGCCACCACTCACGGAGGCTCTCGGAAGAGCCGGTGATCGGTTTACCCTTTTCCGGCACGATCCCATAAACAAACCCTTGTGCCTTACAAGACTCCATTATCTTATCCATGTACTTGAGAATCGAATCTTGAGCTCTGGACATTTTCTTCCGGCGAGAAGCTTCTTCTCTGGCCGCCCATTCAAACTCTTCATGATCACGAttctccttcatcttcttcaacctctGTCTGTCTTTCCACATTCGTTTCTTAAGATCATCGTAGCTAATTTCCTCTTCCTGTTCTTCGTCTCCATCGTGAGAGTCTTCTGGGATTTCTCCATGGAACTCCACCATCATCTGTCTGCGTAAAAGGGGGGGTTTTAATCTACTTTCAGATACAATGAATTGGGTCAATTTGTATGagaatgattatatataatgCAAAGATTGTTGGGGTAATGGCGGTGGTTTGTGGGTTGCGACACGATTGCCATTAACGAGGAGTTAAGGTTGACTTCGGACgtttttgagagagagagagcttagAGATTAAGAAACAGAGAGCTGTAAGGCTTGCATGTCGGACACTTGTTAAGATTCTGCATCCTGCGATCTTTCACTGTTTCCCAGATCTTTCACTTCCTCTGCACCGCATTTATTACATTGGATCACCCAACTTCCATTTTTGGAACTCAAACCATTACTATAAACTTACACTCATCTTATTATAAAACCTTGTATCAATCGAGGAGATGAACCAATGCTGACGAGAACATTGACTTTGGGAGGAAAGTGAATGGTGAGATCCTAAGTTGATTTGAAGAGGAaataaaagggtgtggaaacttgccgttttcaaaaaagaaatctagAGAGGACGATATCTACTAAAGATAAGTTTAGACTGTTACACAAATTTACTCTCAATAACGTAACACTGCGCAGTTGACATTAGCAGCCCAAAGATAATAGCAAGTGAGGTTGAGTCTTGTCCTCCCCGTGTGAAGTAGAGTAAACAAACTGCTCCTGCATACTCGGAGGTAAAGGAAGTTTGAAAGAAACCCTAAGAGTAATGTGAATGTGTCAACATTCAAACAACAATCTAGAATCTAATTAAACATTTGATGGTCTCGACGTCTCCTAAGACGATGGGATCGTACTTCTTATttgtcttaaaatatatatcatatcctggtttataaaaaattgtaagCATGGTGCGGGTAATGACATAAACTTCCAAAAATCACAAGTGTCCTTTGAGGAGTGGGTGGCTTTGGGGTTACacaaaaaaactcaaatgcTGTAGCAATCCATGCTTGCAAAAGCCGTAGAGATCTAATATGGCCCAAAGAAGCTCCCTACTTGGACATGTCAAGCAACTCACTCCGGCCACAAAGGCGGTTGGAAGAAGTAGCCAACTCACTGTTTGCATCTACTGCGACATGgtcatattatttattcattatttcttaaaagtGAAACATATCAATATAAGTCATTCcagcatgttttgtttctAGCATCTGATGatctcaacatttttttgtGACATATTCTAGTTACgtactttttacttttaagaGTCAAGGAAATCTTCACAGACCAACACAAATCATTCTAATATGTCTTGTCTTAACTCACGTGCATTCTAGGAAAATTCTCAAGAGATTACTTAAtacataattatttcaaatttaagattgaaccattgaaaaagaaaatgcattttgttgttatataaacattttttagttaACCTATTCccaaaatctctctcattTCCTTTCATTCACAGAGTTCCTATTTTATCATATGTCACACCTTAttaattcaatcaaaataCACAAACTTAACATTAAGTTTTACAAGGAAAACAAAGTATCAATAAATCTTAGGTTCAATTACAAGCCTCGTCCCAAAACTATAAGAAAAGTatctcataaatttataatctttcaattttaatagatttctaaactttttagatatctaataaaattttcaattttggataACGatctattaaacataaaattaatttttttaatccacataaccctaaaattaaatatctattagacacaacaattaaaattaaaacatctATAGAATTATTAAATGTAAGAACTAATTTATaactaaacataaaaataaaaaaataaataaagatgatTATCctttggaaagaagaaaaatgtacccaaaaaaaattgacacaAATCTTTATAACAATGAAAAAAGTAAACAACATTCCTTTCCATGTCACTAAGTAAGTAGCCATGATGTACCAAAGATTCGGTGCCATAACTCACCTTATACTAAATTTCCAGACTCAAATCTCAATtccattattaataaattatctttgaacctttaaaaagaaaataactttttcatataaaaaataataataaagcgGAAAAggaatattcaaaattcaatcacCTCTCTTCaagaaaggaggaaaaaaaaaaaaaaagcttccatctcctttcttctctctcattcCACTAACAGCAGCAGTGCAGAGCTCCATCACTGTGAAAATGGCGAGGTTAGCTGGCAAAAGTTGCAGAGAACAAAGCGCAATTTCCATAAAAACCGGACTTTAAGGAGCCGTTACACTTTCTCTTTTGAAAATCAAGGGTAATTCCGTCATCTACTCACCTTTGCCAATGAATGCAactattctctcttttctgaCACTAATTTTCCTTGTTGCTTGTGCATATATAAACTGTAATGTGAAAGGTTTTtgctttgcttttgtttttaatttctaaaatctgattttttttgtcGTACCCGTGAAAAGGAATGCTCATTATAATTGTTTAATTGAATACTGAAGTATGTATGTTCTATAATTTCCtttgtgtttttccttttccttttgaatttttggtgTAATCTACACATTTTTCGAGGTGTTTTCTTGCTATGGTGATTACAGGAGATTCCCACTAGACtatcatgaatttttttttcttgcgtTCTTCCATTCTTAGGTTCTTGatctccatttttcttcatcattACTGCCTTTCCCTTCGTCTCTGCAAAGATCTTCGTTTCAGAGGCTCGTTGATGACTGGTcattgttagacgaacacgactctccacaatggtatgatattgtccactttgagcataagctctcatggctttgctttgggcttccccaaaaggcctcattccaatggagatagtattcctcacttataaacccatgatcattccctaaattagtcgatgtgggacttccatcatccaacacctcccctcgaacaaagtgcgcctccccttaatcgaggctcgactcctttggagtcttagtcattttttgactgccttcgaggaggggcttggcttggctccttttctttaggagttctttgttcgatatttga
This genomic window from Cucurbita pepo subsp. pepo cultivar mu-cu-16 chromosome LG01, ASM280686v2, whole genome shotgun sequence contains:
- the LOC111788834 gene encoding protein UPSTREAM OF FLC isoform X1, which translates into the protein MEERCRATGGGEREHCRHRRRSTSPDRAKATTTTTTTTAAPPPMKKVQVFYYLSRNGRLEQPHFLEISLFPNQPLRLKGMQHSFQTTCRFRSLEISFYFVTTDVMDRLTLLRGKAMRSLYSWSCKRNYKTGYVWNDLSENDIVYPAEGAEYVLKASELVDFCSEKLQEIHTGSNDRRPVQEPNLRVKTRKQQLAPSSLKELDDQPYSDLDYDEVEDYENEDVDKPIYTTTSTTPHSRCSRGVSTEELPGPTQSPTESTPFDSSRLSTSKRFTYEDELGTAPSRNSVLMQFISCGGSAGSKEKPGEGSSEAGKEMGRRTESLGRGVVCKMAGKRIGEEEMIKYMSENPRFGKLQTEEKEYFSGSIVESIREDRHVVEPVLKKSSSYNEEKSKRGELGEKRDENEETRREEDEGGMKGRCIPRMISAASALALASSKQPPKKP
- the LOC111788834 gene encoding protein UPSTREAM OF FLC isoform X2, whose amino-acid sequence is MEERCRATGGGEREHCRHRRRSTSPDRAKATTTTTTTTAAPPPMKKVQVFYYLSRNGRLEQPHFLEISLFPNQPLRLKDVMDRLTLLRGKAMRSLYSWSCKRNYKTGYVWNDLSENDIVYPAEGAEYVLKASELVDFCSEKLQEIHTGSNDRRPVQEPNLRVKTRKQQLAPSSLKELDDQPYSDLDYDEVEDYENEDVDKPIYTTTSTTPHSRCSRGVSTEELPGPTQSPTESTPFDSSRLSTSKRFTYEDELGTAPSRNSVLMQFISCGGSAGSKEKPGEGSSEAGKEMGRRTESLGRGVVCKMAGKRIGEEEMIKYMSENPRFGKLQTEEKEYFSGSIVESIREDRHVVEPVLKKSSSYNEEKSKRGELGEKRDENEETRREEDEGGMKGRCIPRMISAASALALASSKQPPKKP
- the LOC111788842 gene encoding protein DOWNSTREAM OF FLC-like isoform X1, with translation MKPKLVRKLTLQHQVAGCVLERSAKMKSKPLQKPFIVNGCVYCDTCRCGFETNASTPISGAIVRLECRDRAKWVLKFSKKAITNSEGKYTIPVSYDHKDESCKMVLVSSPHPTCNQPDLGRNSATVILTNNNGLTNNVRYANAMGFFTQRPLALCPSLLKQYLDYDESL
- the LOC111788842 gene encoding protein DOWNSTREAM OF FLC-like isoform X3, translating into MPLQKPFIVNGCVYCDTCRCGFETNASTPISGAIVRLECRDRAKWVLKFSKKAITNSEGKYTIPVSYDHKDESCKMVLVSSPHPTCNQPDLGRNSATVILTNNNGLTNNVRYANAMGFFTQRPLALCPSLLKQYLDYDESL
- the LOC111788842 gene encoding protein DOWNSTREAM OF FLC-like isoform X2 — its product is MAAANLVWILIGVCFVVAASAQPLQKPFIVNGCVYCDTCRCGFETNASTPISGAIVRLECRDRAKWVLKFSKKAITNSEGKYTIPVSYDHKDESCKMVLVSSPHPTCNQPDLGRNSATVILTNNNGLTNNVRYANAMGFFTQRPLALCPSLLKQYLDYDESL
- the LOC111788823 gene encoding putative ETHYLENE INSENSITIVE 3-like 4 protein — its product is MMVEFHGEIPEDSHDGDEEQEEEISYDDLKKRMWKDRQRLKKMKENRDHEEFEWAAREEASRRKKMSRAQDSILKYMDKIMESCKAQGFVYGIVPEKGKPITGSSESLREWWQDKVRFEQDAPLNIANFLPRVIEEAGLDPKSFLHLLQELQDTTLGSILSALMQHCIPPQRKFPLDKGLAPPWWPTGKELWWGEQGVAGGQGVPPYKKPHDLKKSWKISVLAAVIKHMSLDLDNMRKLVRQSKNLQAKMTAKETITWTKVVNQEEALLQLTKNSLKITSDEEDQEQHDQNRGHENRAEQGTGGIITKRKCEFEREATANSAVYACQNEWCPQSEAPKGFADKNTRTEHETQCVYRADGMGQFSNEQSIDTHLMSVVEWMNWELSRAEPSSSESRIDDGGYGSGSSTVDGSGYWKGSIGEVGVDGSGSSTVEDYGSGYWKGGIGEATVDGSGSSTVDDYGSGFWKGGIGEAAVDEAFEMHRESMDLNASPADDLQCQQDATSIWDLRYEWSEE